A section of the Spirosoma pollinicola genome encodes:
- a CDS encoding ABC transporter permease produces the protein MKNTPPRRADRFLEWFCAPHLLEEVQGDLYERFLRDVRDVGSQRASQRYWVNVLRFIRPFALKREPSEFVSSPILRPVMLRNYLKTSLRNLTKHKVSTLINLFGLTLGITACLVIYLITNYELSYDTFHPDSGRIYRLVGESQYGKSGEKHPVGFIPNAVPGAIRQEISGLETVAAFHNISSDVLIPTGQEKPKRFQSSRHDEIVVVDPQYFDIFKYEWLIGNPKNALNEPFKVVLSEQKARTYFGDIPLNSMVGKEIIYEDSVQVSVAGIVRAWKQPSDFVFTDFISFATIRASQLKKSIDLDQWNDIWSASQAFVKLPEGAAPAQFTSQFQRFGKLHFPKSMELKFTPALQPLADLHFNDDYDDNYSRKAHLPTLYGLMAIAAFILLIAAINFINLATAQSAQRAKETGIRKVMGSSRANLVFQFLSETATLTLVAVLISLLLVGPILSAFQSLTPEGLTINLFSWQTLGFLLFVTITTSLLAGFYPSWMLSSYVPALTLKGQTTSKGGEKGYLRKGLIVFQFTISLVFIIGTLMVSRQLNFMRNKDLGFRANAIVSIRPGRDEKGPVLAQKIRQLAGVERVTMEWFPPMGQAFMVTKLTYRGPKKAIDMDVSAKVGDENFIPLYQLKLLAGRNYLKSDSLREMVINETYAKALGFKKPADALNQLISFQDKTVPVVGVVADFHEQSFHEKIGPVFIANMPQARNIGVKLATKGKQLSDLTTTLARLEQAWKTVYPDRKFEYSFLDDSIAKLYEKEQKTGQLVNMATAIAILISCMGLFGLATFTAQQRTKEIGVRKVLGASVASIVTLLTKDFLKLVFVALLLASPLAWWAMSQWLKDFAYKVDLDWWVFALAGALAVVIAMLTVGFQSVKAALMNPVNSLRSE, from the coding sequence ATGAAAAACACACCACCCCGCCGAGCCGACAGGTTTCTCGAATGGTTCTGTGCCCCGCACTTACTGGAGGAGGTACAGGGCGATTTATATGAGCGGTTTTTGCGCGATGTACGGGATGTGGGTAGCCAACGTGCCAGCCAGCGTTACTGGGTCAACGTGTTGCGCTTTATTCGCCCATTTGCCCTGAAACGAGAACCCAGTGAATTTGTTTCATCTCCCATTCTACGTCCTGTCATGCTACGAAACTACCTCAAAACCTCGCTCCGCAACCTGACTAAACACAAAGTCAGCACGCTCATTAACCTGTTCGGGCTTACACTGGGTATAACGGCCTGTCTGGTTATTTACCTCATTACGAACTACGAACTGAGCTACGATACATTCCACCCCGATAGCGGCCGGATTTACCGGCTGGTAGGCGAGTCGCAATACGGTAAGTCGGGGGAGAAGCATCCCGTAGGGTTCATTCCCAATGCTGTTCCCGGAGCCATTCGACAGGAGATTAGCGGGCTGGAAACGGTGGCAGCGTTTCACAATATCTCGTCTGATGTGCTCATCCCAACGGGACAAGAGAAACCGAAGCGATTTCAAAGCAGCAGACATGATGAAATCGTGGTGGTAGACCCGCAGTATTTCGACATTTTCAAGTACGAATGGCTGATAGGCAACCCTAAGAACGCCCTCAATGAACCCTTCAAGGTGGTACTCTCCGAGCAGAAAGCCCGTACTTATTTCGGGGATATTCCGCTCAATAGTATGGTGGGGAAAGAGATCATTTATGAAGATTCGGTGCAGGTGAGTGTGGCGGGTATCGTGAGAGCGTGGAAGCAGCCAAGTGATTTTGTGTTCACCGACTTTATCTCATTTGCCACCATCCGGGCCAGTCAACTCAAAAAAAGCATCGACCTCGATCAGTGGAATGATATCTGGTCGGCCTCACAGGCATTTGTAAAACTTCCCGAAGGTGCGGCACCTGCTCAGTTCACAAGCCAGTTTCAGCGGTTTGGAAAACTCCATTTCCCGAAAAGTATGGAGTTAAAATTTACGCCCGCCCTGCAACCCCTGGCCGACCTCCACTTCAACGATGATTATGACGACAACTACTCCCGTAAAGCGCATTTACCCACGCTCTATGGCCTGATGGCGATTGCCGCGTTTATTTTGCTGATCGCTGCAATCAATTTCATTAATCTGGCCACGGCACAGTCGGCACAACGGGCTAAGGAAACCGGTATTCGTAAAGTAATGGGCAGTAGCCGGGCTAATCTGGTGTTCCAGTTTCTGAGCGAAACCGCCACGCTAACGCTTGTTGCCGTTCTCATTTCTTTGCTACTTGTTGGCCCCATACTCAGCGCGTTTCAATCGCTGACACCAGAAGGACTCACAATCAATTTGTTCAGTTGGCAAACGTTGGGATTTCTGCTTTTTGTTACCATAACCACCTCACTATTAGCCGGATTTTACCCTTCCTGGATGCTCTCTTCGTACGTACCAGCCTTAACGTTAAAGGGCCAGACGACCAGCAAAGGCGGGGAGAAAGGATACTTACGAAAGGGTTTGATTGTGTTTCAGTTTACCATATCGTTGGTGTTCATAATCGGCACGCTCATGGTGAGTCGACAGCTTAACTTTATGCGCAACAAGGACCTGGGTTTTAGGGCAAACGCTATCGTTTCGATCCGGCCGGGCCGCGATGAAAAAGGGCCGGTACTGGCTCAGAAAATAAGGCAGTTAGCGGGTGTCGAGCGAGTTACGATGGAGTGGTTTCCGCCTATGGGACAGGCCTTCATGGTGACTAAACTAACTTATCGGGGGCCGAAAAAGGCTATAGACATGGACGTTTCGGCCAAAGTAGGCGACGAGAATTTTATTCCCCTCTATCAACTGAAGCTTCTGGCTGGCCGGAATTACCTAAAAAGCGACTCTCTCCGCGAGATGGTCATCAACGAGACGTATGCCAAAGCCCTAGGCTTCAAAAAACCAGCCGATGCCCTGAATCAGTTGATTAGTTTTCAGGACAAAACCGTCCCGGTTGTTGGTGTGGTAGCCGATTTTCATGAGCAGTCGTTCCACGAGAAGATCGGCCCGGTATTCATCGCCAACATGCCGCAGGCTCGAAACATAGGTGTAAAACTGGCTACCAAGGGCAAACAGCTCAGCGACCTGACAACCACGCTTGCCCGTCTGGAACAAGCCTGGAAAACCGTTTACCCCGACCGCAAATTTGAGTATTCATTCCTGGATGACTCCATTGCTAAACTCTACGAAAAGGAGCAAAAAACCGGTCAGCTTGTCAACATGGCTACGGCTATTGCCATTCTGATTTCATGCATGGGTCTGTTCGGGCTGGCTACGTTTACCGCACAGCAGCGCACTAAAGAGATTGGCGTCCGTAAAGTGCTGGGGGCATCGGTAGCGAGTATCGTCACGCTACTTACTAAAGATTTCCTGAAGCTGGTTTTTGTCGCCCTGTTATTAGCATCTCCCCTTGCCTGGTGGGCTATGAGCCAATGGCTTAAGGATTTCGCCTACAAAGTCGACCTCGATTGGTGGGTCTTCGCGTTGGCGGGTGCTCTGGCTGTCGTCATTGCCATGCTGACCGTCGGCTTTCAAAGTGTTAAAGCGGCCCTGATGAATCCGGTGAATTCGTTGCGGAGTGAGTAG